A single genomic interval of Nomascus leucogenys isolate Asia chromosome 3, Asia_NLE_v1, whole genome shotgun sequence harbors:
- the FAM24B gene encoding protein FAM24B: MLVIAGGILAALLLLIVVVLCLYFKIHNALIAAKEPEAVAVKNHNPDKVWWAKNSQAKTIATESCPALQCCEGCRMCASFDSLPPCCCDINEGL; the protein is encoded by the exons ATGCTTGTCATTGCTGGTGGCATCCTGGCGGCCTTGCTCCTGCTGATAGTTGTCGTGCTCTGTCTTTACTTCAAAATACACAACGCACTAAT AGCTGCAAAGGAACCTGAGGCTGTGGCTGTAAAAAATCACAACCCAGACAAGGTGTGGTGGGCCAAGAACAGCCAGGCCAAAACCATTGCCACGGAGTCTTGTCCTGCCCTGCAGTGCTGTGAAGGATGTAGAATGTGTGCCAGTTTTGATTCCCTGCCACCTTGCTGTTGTGACATAAATGAGGGCCTCTGA
- the LOC100602329 gene encoding CUB and zona pellucida-like domain-containing protein 1 isoform X3 yields MRVIISKSYLEAFNSNGNNLQLKDPTCRPKLSNVVEFSIPLNGCGTIRKVEDQSITYTNIITFSASSTSEVITRQKQLQIIVKCEMGHNSTVEIIYITENDVIQNQNALGKYNTSMALFESNSFEKTLLESPYYVDLNQTLFVQVSLHTSDPNLVVFLDTCRASPTSDFASPTYDLIKSGCSRDETCKVYPLFGHYGRFQFNAFKFLRSMSSVYLQCKVLICDSSDHQSRCNQGCVSRSKRDISSYKWKTDSIIGPIRLKRDRSASGNSGFQHETHAEETPNQPFNSLHLFSFMVLVLNVVIVATITVRHFVNQRADYKYQKLQNY; encoded by the exons ATGAGAGTTATTATAAGCAAATCCTACCTAGAGGCTTTTAACTCTAATGGGAATAACTTACAACTAAAAGACCCAACTTGCAGACCAAAATTATCAAATGTTGTGGAATTTTCTATCCCTCTTAATGGATGTGGTACAATCAGAAAG GTAGAAGATCAGTCAATTACTTACACCAATATAATCACCTTTTCTGCATCCTCAACTTCTGAAGTGATCACCCGTCAGAAACAACTCCAGATTATTGTGAAGTGTGAAATGGGACATAATTCTACAGTGGAGATAATATACATAACAGAAAATGATGtaatacaaaatcaaaatgcacTGGGCAAATATAACACCAGCATGGCTCTTTTTGAATCCAATTCATTTGAAAAGACTTTACTTGAATCACCATATTATGTGGATTTGAACCAAACTCTTTTTGTTCAAGTTAGTCTGCACACCTCAGATCCAAATTTGGTGGTGTTTCTTGATACCTGTAGAGCCTCTCCCACCTCTGACTTTGCATCTCCAACCTATGACCTAATCAAGAGTGG ATGTAGTCGAGATGAAACTTGTAAGGTGTATCCCTTATTTGGACACTATGGGAGATTCCAGTTTAATGCCTTTAAATTCTTGAGAAGTATGAGCTCTGTGTATCTGCAGTGTAAAGTTTTGATATGTGATAGCAGTGACCACCAGTCTCGCTGCAATCAAGGTTGTGTCTCCAGAAGCAAACGAGACAtttcttcatataaatggaaaacagattCCATCATAGGACCCATTCGTCTGAAAAGGGATCGAAGTGCAAGTGGCAATTCAG GATTTCAGCATGAAACACATGCGGAAGAAACTCCAAACCAGCCTTTCAACAGTCTGCATCTGTTTTCATTCATGGTTCTAGTTCTGAATGTAGTGATTGTAGCGACAATCACAGTGAGGCATTTTGTAAATCAACGGGCAGACTACAAATACCAGAAGCTGCAGAACTATTAA